Proteins from one Gibbsiella quercinecans genomic window:
- a CDS encoding ABC transporter ATP-binding protein: MRTFVSFRNVKKSYDGDKLVVRNLNLDVEEGEFLTLLGPSGSGKTTSLMMLAGFENPTEGEILLRDRPLHNLPPHQRDIGMVFQNYALFPHMTVAQNLAFPLTIRRMNKSDITDRVKRVLNMVKLTDLADRYPAQMSGGQQQRVALARALVFEPKLVLMDEPLGALDKQLREHMQMEIKQLHEMLNLTVVYVTHDQSEAMTMSNRVAVFNDGMIQQMDSPNKLYEEPQNAFVAQFIGENNSLLATQVGKEGDFYQVKLDDGTQLSALKVRPSSPGKKIQLSIRPERINVNAPEPGDEQVRAKIQQFIYLGDHVRMLTEVAGQGNFMVKLAPAKMDNSWRAGSEVLLSWQPKHLRALDVMLQ; encoded by the coding sequence ATGAGGACGTTTGTCAGTTTTCGCAATGTTAAAAAGAGTTACGACGGCGATAAGTTGGTGGTTCGTAATCTCAATCTGGATGTGGAAGAAGGGGAGTTTTTAACCCTGTTGGGGCCTTCCGGTTCGGGCAAAACCACCAGCTTGATGATGCTGGCTGGTTTTGAAAACCCCACCGAAGGGGAGATTTTGCTGCGCGATCGGCCGTTGCATAATTTGCCGCCGCATCAACGGGATATCGGCATGGTATTCCAGAACTACGCGCTGTTCCCGCACATGACGGTGGCGCAAAATCTGGCGTTCCCATTGACCATTCGCCGTATGAATAAATCGGACATCACCGACCGCGTTAAGCGCGTACTGAACATGGTGAAACTGACCGATCTGGCGGATCGCTACCCGGCGCAGATGTCCGGCGGCCAGCAGCAGCGCGTGGCGCTGGCGCGGGCGCTGGTGTTTGAACCCAAGCTGGTGCTGATGGATGAGCCGCTGGGCGCGCTGGATAAGCAGCTGCGTGAGCATATGCAGATGGAAATCAAACAGTTGCATGAGATGCTCAACCTGACGGTGGTCTATGTCACCCACGATCAGAGCGAAGCCATGACCATGTCGAACCGGGTGGCGGTGTTCAACGACGGCATGATCCAGCAGATGGACAGCCCGAATAAACTTTATGAAGAGCCGCAAAATGCCTTTGTGGCGCAGTTTATCGGTGAAAACAACAGCCTGTTGGCCACCCAAGTGGGCAAAGAGGGCGATTTTTACCAGGTGAAACTGGACGACGGCACGCAGTTGAGCGCGTTGAAAGTGCGGCCAAGCTCACCGGGCAAGAAAATCCAGCTTAGCATCCGCCCGGAGCGCATCAACGTTAACGCGCCGGAGCCGGGCGATGAGCAGGTTCGCGCCAAGATTCAGCAGTTTATCTACCTGGGCGATCACGTCCGTATGCTGACGGAAGTGGCCGGCCAGGGCAATTTTATGGTGAAGCTGGCGCCGGCGAAAATGGACAACAGCTGGCGCGCCGGCAGCGAGGTGCTGCTTTCCTGGCAGCCGAAGCACCTGCGTGCGCTGGACGTGATGCTGCAGTAA
- a CDS encoding PLP-dependent aminotransferase family protein, whose product MRSLLGDFLAHRLSQRESGALGKRLYDALQQAIEEGAIAPATRLPASRDLARELSISRNTVLTAYEQLQSEGYLQTRTGSGTFVSEQLPEPHPNAEAYATEDQGAPFGLLSLSKRGTRLLSRRGASPYQWGAFMPGVPDVSHFPHDTWRKIQNRLSRRLPVESLSYSHPSGCVPLQQALAEYLRVVRSVVCTADQIVITAGTHQSLDFLAKMLCDHGDVAWMEEPGYWGIRNVLSVNGVDIVPIPVDANGLNPPALRGDDIPPRLICVTPSHQYPMGMVMSLERRHQLLELAQTWGSWVVEDDYDSEFRFSESPIQALQGLVPRAPVIYLGTFSKTLYPGIRISYMVLPKPLAARMKMAHSELYRGGNGLMQLTLAEFIREGHYGAHVRRMRQLYNKRRAALIELITRELGPEFLAPYNNAGLHLILALPDGIDDVAVSAELEQAGVLTRPLSAYYLAGAQRRGLLLGYACVDEAQIETAFAHVVRCLKRRLPR is encoded by the coding sequence TTGCGATCGTTACTGGGTGACTTCCTCGCGCATCGGTTAAGCCAGCGGGAAAGCGGTGCGCTTGGCAAGCGCTTATACGATGCATTGCAGCAGGCGATTGAAGAGGGGGCCATTGCGCCGGCAACCCGGCTACCCGCCTCGCGCGATCTGGCCCGGGAATTGTCTATTTCCCGTAACACCGTGCTGACCGCCTACGAGCAGTTGCAGTCAGAGGGATACCTGCAAACCCGTACCGGCAGCGGCACCTTCGTCAGCGAGCAACTGCCGGAGCCGCACCCGAACGCCGAAGCCTATGCCACTGAGGATCAGGGCGCGCCATTTGGCCTGTTGTCGCTTTCCAAGCGCGGCACACGCCTGCTGAGCCGCCGCGGCGCCAGCCCGTACCAGTGGGGGGCGTTTATGCCCGGCGTGCCGGATGTCAGCCACTTTCCCCATGACACCTGGCGCAAGATCCAAAACCGCCTGAGCCGGCGCTTGCCGGTGGAATCACTGAGTTATTCGCACCCCAGCGGCTGCGTGCCGTTGCAGCAGGCGCTGGCCGAATACCTGCGGGTGGTGCGTTCGGTGGTGTGCACCGCGGATCAAATCGTCATCACCGCCGGCACCCACCAGTCGCTGGATTTTCTGGCGAAGATGCTGTGCGATCACGGCGATGTGGCCTGGATGGAAGAGCCCGGCTACTGGGGGATCCGCAATGTGCTGTCGGTCAACGGCGTGGACATCGTGCCGATCCCGGTCGACGCCAATGGCCTGAACCCGCCGGCGCTGCGCGGCGACGATATCCCGCCGCGCTTGATTTGCGTCACGCCTTCCCACCAGTACCCGATGGGCATGGTGATGAGCCTGGAACGCCGCCACCAACTGCTTGAACTGGCCCAGACCTGGGGCAGTTGGGTGGTGGAGGATGATTACGACAGCGAGTTCCGTTTCAGTGAAAGCCCGATCCAGGCGTTGCAGGGGCTGGTGCCCAGAGCGCCGGTGATTTACCTCGGTACGTTCAGCAAAACGCTGTATCCGGGCATCCGTATCAGCTACATGGTGCTGCCGAAGCCGCTGGCGGCGCGCATGAAAATGGCGCATTCCGAGCTTTACCGCGGCGGCAACGGCCTGATGCAGCTGACGCTGGCGGAGTTTATCCGCGAGGGGCATTACGGTGCGCACGTTCGGCGCATGCGCCAGCTGTACAACAAGCGCCGTGCGGCGTTGATTGAGTTGATCACCCGTGAGCTGGGGCCGGAATTTCTGGCGCCGTACAACAACGCCGGGCTGCACTTGATTCTGGCGCTGCCGGACGGCATCGATGATGTGGCGGTGAGCGCGGAGCTGGAACAGGCCGGGGTGCTGACGCGCCCACTGTCGGCCTACTACCTGGCCGGCGCCCAGCGGCGGGGGCTGCTGCTGGGTTATGCCTGCGTGGATGAAGCGCAAATCGAGACGGCGTTCGCCCACGTGGTGCGCTGCCTGAAGCGGCGCTTGCCGCGTTGA
- a CDS encoding ABC transporter substrate-binding protein — MHKKIAALAVLTMMAFTAQAETLTVVSFGGVNKDAQDKAFYKPFAAAGKGTIEPGEYNGEMARIRAMVETGQVGWDVVEVEGPELLRGCDEGLFEPLDWSKLGNESDFVPGAVSECGAGIFLWSTVLTYDAKKLKQAPTGWNDFWDTKKFPGKRALRKSAKFTLEIALLADGVKREDIYKVLATPAGVDRAFKKLDQIKSNIQWWESGAQPLQWLVSGDVVMTSAYNGRISAAQKEGHNFNIIWNNSIYDLDSWAIIKGSKHKALAEQFIAFANLPENQKVFAENIPYGPTNKNTSKLIEPGLLAQLPTAPDNLANSLQVDTNFWIEHGEDLEQRFNAWASK, encoded by the coding sequence ATGCATAAGAAAATTGCTGCTCTTGCCGTTTTAACCATGATGGCATTCACCGCCCAGGCTGAAACCTTAACCGTGGTGTCATTTGGCGGCGTGAACAAGGACGCTCAGGATAAGGCTTTCTACAAACCGTTTGCCGCCGCGGGCAAAGGCACCATCGAACCCGGCGAATACAACGGCGAAATGGCGCGCATCCGCGCGATGGTCGAAACCGGCCAGGTGGGTTGGGACGTGGTCGAAGTGGAAGGCCCCGAACTGCTGCGCGGCTGTGATGAAGGGCTGTTCGAACCGCTCGACTGGAGCAAGCTCGGCAACGAGAGCGATTTTGTGCCGGGCGCGGTGAGCGAATGCGGCGCCGGAATTTTCCTGTGGTCAACGGTGCTGACCTACGACGCGAAGAAGCTGAAACAGGCCCCGACCGGCTGGAACGACTTCTGGGACACGAAAAAATTCCCTGGCAAACGCGCGCTGCGTAAAAGCGCCAAGTTCACGCTGGAAATCGCCCTGCTGGCGGACGGCGTAAAACGCGAGGATATCTACAAAGTGCTGGCGACGCCGGCCGGCGTCGATCGCGCCTTTAAAAAGCTGGATCAGATCAAATCGAATATTCAGTGGTGGGAATCCGGCGCGCAGCCGCTGCAGTGGCTGGTTTCGGGCGACGTGGTGATGACCAGCGCCTACAACGGCCGTATCAGCGCCGCGCAGAAAGAAGGCCACAACTTCAACATCATCTGGAACAACAGCATTTACGATCTGGACAGCTGGGCCATCATCAAAGGCTCCAAGCACAAGGCATTGGCAGAGCAGTTCATCGCCTTCGCCAACCTGCCGGAAAACCAGAAGGTGTTTGCTGAAAATATCCCTTACGGCCCGACCAACAAAAACACCAGCAAGCTGATTGAACCCGGCCTGTTGGCCCAGTTGCCGACCGCCCCGGATAACCTGGCCAATTCGCTGCAGGTCGATACCAACTTCTGGATTGAACATGGCGAAGATCTGGAACAACGTTTCAACGCCTGGGCGTCGAAATAA
- a CDS encoding ABC transporter permease, with translation MSQNTLMDNTVDNNPKTQAPPQTQRFSKGNGAKTRRSLWLIAPLLIFVVVCFLFPIGAILIKSVQNPELQETMPTTLVALEKWDGQILPDETLFASVGQDLIAARESGKIATIAKRMSYEDSSFRRLITGTPRAMPKDGNDVKGTLIKALPQWGELSTWHALQRAAAPVTPYYLLAVFDRKVNIDNGSIEKLPADQALYVNVLLRTLWMATVVTLLCVGFGYPLAYWLSKQPTGRANVLMILVLLPFWTSLIVRTASWIVLLQSGGLINRALLGLNIIDHPLTLVFNRIGVYISMTHILMPFIVLPLYAVMKGISPNYVRAAISLGAHPFSAFWRVYVPQTYAGVTAGALLVFMMAIGYYVTPALLGGPEDQMVSYFVAFFTNTTMNWGMAAALGTQLLVIVMLLYVVYIRVTRTSAEAAAH, from the coding sequence ATGAGCCAAAACACCCTCATGGACAATACCGTGGACAATAACCCAAAAACTCAGGCCCCTCCGCAAACCCAGCGGTTTAGCAAAGGCAACGGCGCCAAAACGCGCCGTTCGCTGTGGCTGATTGCCCCTTTGCTGATTTTTGTCGTGGTCTGCTTCCTGTTCCCAATTGGCGCGATCCTGATCAAAAGCGTGCAAAACCCCGAGCTGCAGGAAACCATGCCCACTACGTTGGTGGCGCTGGAAAAGTGGGACGGCCAAATTCTGCCTGACGAAACATTGTTCGCCAGCGTCGGCCAGGATCTGATCGCCGCGCGTGAAAGCGGCAAAATCGCCACCATCGCCAAACGCATGAGCTACGAAGACAGCAGTTTCCGCCGGCTGATTACCGGCACCCCGCGCGCCATGCCCAAAGACGGCAACGACGTGAAGGGCACGTTGATAAAAGCCCTGCCGCAGTGGGGCGAGCTTAGCACCTGGCATGCGCTGCAGCGTGCGGCGGCGCCGGTCACGCCGTATTACCTGCTGGCGGTTTTCGACCGTAAGGTAAACATCGACAACGGCAGTATCGAGAAGCTGCCGGCCGACCAGGCGCTGTATGTCAATGTGCTGCTGCGCACCCTGTGGATGGCGACGGTGGTGACGTTGCTGTGCGTCGGCTTTGGCTACCCGCTGGCCTACTGGCTGTCGAAGCAGCCCACCGGCCGCGCCAACGTACTGATGATCCTGGTACTGCTGCCTTTCTGGACGTCGCTTATCGTCCGTACCGCCAGTTGGATTGTGCTGCTGCAGTCGGGCGGCCTGATTAACCGCGCCCTGCTGGGGCTAAATATCATCGATCATCCGCTGACGCTGGTGTTCAACCGCATCGGGGTTTATATCTCAATGACCCATATTCTGATGCCGTTTATCGTGCTGCCGCTGTATGCGGTAATGAAGGGCATTTCCCCCAACTATGTCCGTGCCGCCATCTCGCTCGGCGCCCACCCTTTCAGCGCGTTCTGGCGGGTTTACGTGCCGCAAACCTATGCCGGGGTCACCGCCGGCGCGCTGTTGGTGTTCATGATGGCGATCGGCTACTACGTTACCCCGGCGCTGCTCGGCGGGCCGGAAGATCAAATGGTGAGCTATTTCGTGGCCTTCTTTACCAATACCACCATGAACTGGGGTATGGCCGCGGCGCTCGGTACACAACTGCTGGTGATCGTGATGCTGCTGTATGTGGTGTATATCCGCGTCACGCGCACATCTGCCGAAGCGGCAGCCCATTAA
- a CDS encoding ABC transporter permease: MKQEGTFLLNFWRVIFNFYSAAVLLFLIVPVLIIVPLSFNSGSFLSYPLAGFSLRWYSSFFNSPEWIGALGNSLMVAPLATLLATVLGVLASMGLAHTEFRGKNLAMAIIISPMVAPVVIVAVGMFFFFARLSLLNSYLGLVLAHALLGVPFVVITVTAVLKSYDTTLSRAAASLGANPFLVFRKITLPLIAPGVFSGALFAFAASFDEVVVTLFLASPRQRTLPIQMFAGIRENLDPTIAAAATLMIGASLLLLIVMEMLRRRGERMRLAHPAH, encoded by the coding sequence ATGAAACAGGAAGGGACTTTCTTACTCAACTTTTGGCGAGTGATCTTTAACTTCTACAGCGCGGCGGTGTTGCTGTTCCTGATTGTGCCGGTGCTGATCATCGTGCCGCTTTCCTTTAACAGCGGCTCGTTTCTCAGCTACCCGTTAGCCGGGTTTTCCCTGCGCTGGTACAGTTCGTTCTTCAACTCGCCCGAGTGGATTGGCGCGCTGGGCAACAGCCTGATGGTGGCGCCGCTCGCCACCCTGCTGGCGACGGTGCTGGGCGTGCTGGCGTCAATGGGGCTGGCGCACACCGAATTCCGCGGCAAGAACCTGGCGATGGCGATCATCATTTCGCCGATGGTGGCGCCGGTGGTGATCGTGGCCGTCGGCATGTTCTTTTTCTTCGCCCGCCTTTCGCTGCTCAACAGCTATCTGGGCCTAGTGCTGGCGCACGCGTTGCTCGGGGTGCCGTTTGTGGTGATCACCGTCACCGCAGTGCTGAAAAGCTACGACACCACGCTGTCACGCGCCGCCGCCAGCCTGGGCGCCAACCCGTTCCTGGTGTTCCGTAAAATCACCCTGCCGCTGATCGCGCCGGGGGTGTTTTCCGGTGCGCTGTTCGCCTTTGCCGCCTCGTTTGATGAAGTGGTGGTCACGCTGTTTCTCGCCAGCCCGCGCCAGCGCACATTGCCGATACAAATGTTCGCCGGCATCCGTGAAAACCTTGACCCGACCATCGCCGCGGCCGCAACCTTAATGATTGGCGCATCGCTGCTGCTGTTGATCGTCATGGAGATGCTGCGCCGCCGTGGAGAACGCATGCGCCTGGCGCACCCGGCGCATTAA
- a CDS encoding SDR family NAD(P)-dependent oxidoreductase, whose protein sequence is MQQQKKTLLLTGASRGIGHATVKHFHAAGWQIYTASRQSWAEECPWAEGLLNHIHLDLADIDQLQQSLPMIKSLLGGRLDALVNNAGVSPKDDQGGRLGVLATDYATWLKVFNVNLFSTAILARGLFDELKAAHGSITNVTSIAGSKVHPFAGVAYATSKAALSALTREMAHDFGQQGVRVNAIAPGEIETSILSPGTLEIVEQSVPLQRLGKPEEVASLIYFLSTQGAAYINGAEIHVDGGQHV, encoded by the coding sequence ATGCAACAGCAAAAAAAAACGCTCCTGCTCACGGGTGCCAGCCGGGGTATCGGCCACGCTACGGTTAAACACTTTCACGCCGCGGGCTGGCAAATTTATACCGCCTCGCGCCAAAGCTGGGCGGAAGAGTGCCCCTGGGCCGAAGGGCTACTGAACCATATCCACCTCGATCTGGCCGATATCGATCAACTGCAGCAAAGCCTGCCGATGATCAAAAGCCTGCTCGGCGGCCGCCTTGATGCACTGGTAAACAACGCCGGCGTTTCGCCCAAAGACGATCAAGGCGGGCGGCTGGGCGTGCTTGCAACCGATTACGCCACCTGGCTCAAGGTGTTTAACGTCAATTTATTTTCCACTGCCATTCTGGCCCGCGGGCTGTTTGATGAGCTCAAAGCCGCGCACGGCAGCATCACCAATGTCACCTCAATTGCCGGCAGCAAAGTGCACCCGTTCGCCGGCGTGGCGTATGCCACATCCAAAGCGGCGCTTTCGGCGCTGACGCGTGAAATGGCCCATGACTTCGGCCAACAGGGCGTACGGGTGAACGCAATCGCCCCCGGTGAAATTGAAACCTCGATTTTATCCCCCGGCACTCTGGAGATTGTCGAACAGTCGGTGCCGCTGCAGCGGCTGGGCAAGCCGGAAGAAGTCGCCTCGCTGATTTACTTCCTTAGCACCCAGGGGGCAGCCTATATCAATGGAGCAGAAATCCACGTAGACGGGGGCCAACATGTCTGA
- a CDS encoding phosphotransferase, producing the protein MSDLATTPALFTTDVPPIDARLAGQLLREYYGLEGQVTPLPGERDRNFCLACADGRQMMARFINPAEAAQEIDFQTAMLAHVAAHNSSLPVPRLISALDGNLQPQINVNEVALSVRVVSYLPGTPQHRQAPNAAFMAQLGRTLAQLDLALQSFHHPGAQRDLLWDITHPERLAPKLAVINDAEQQRLIRRVLENHHERVAPLKFSVRRQVIHNDLNPHNVLADDSGTQVSGIIDFGDALYAPMINDLATALAYQLTDEADPLRLARPFIHAYHQALPLTDTELQVLPDLIATRLCLTITIASWRATLYPGNRDYILRNVPPAWRNLSRLMRLSHYQICEQLRAAAHEEKAP; encoded by the coding sequence ATGTCTGACCTTGCCACCACGCCGGCGCTGTTCACCACCGACGTGCCTCCGATTGATGCCCGGCTTGCCGGGCAGCTATTGCGCGAATACTACGGCCTTGAAGGCCAGGTAACCCCGCTGCCGGGTGAGCGCGACCGCAATTTTTGCCTGGCCTGCGCCGATGGGCGGCAAATGATGGCGCGCTTCATCAACCCTGCCGAGGCCGCGCAGGAAATTGATTTTCAAACCGCGATGCTGGCGCACGTTGCCGCGCACAACAGCAGCCTGCCGGTGCCGCGCCTGATTAGCGCGTTGGACGGCAACCTGCAACCACAGATAAATGTAAACGAAGTGGCCCTGTCGGTGCGGGTGGTGAGCTACCTGCCCGGCACGCCGCAGCACCGCCAGGCGCCGAACGCCGCCTTTATGGCGCAGCTTGGCCGCACGCTGGCGCAGTTGGATCTTGCTCTGCAGAGCTTCCACCACCCCGGCGCGCAGCGCGATCTGTTGTGGGATATCACTCATCCGGAACGGCTGGCGCCCAAGCTGGCGGTGATTAACGATGCGGAACAGCAGCGCCTGATCCGCCGGGTATTGGAAAACCACCACGAGCGGGTCGCGCCGCTGAAGTTTTCGGTGCGCCGCCAGGTGATCCACAACGATCTCAACCCCCATAACGTGCTGGCCGACGATAGCGGCACGCAGGTAAGCGGCATTATCGACTTCGGCGATGCGCTTTACGCGCCGATGATTAACGATCTGGCCACGGCGCTGGCCTATCAGTTGACCGACGAAGCGGACCCGCTGCGGCTGGCCAGGCCGTTTATCCATGCCTATCACCAGGCTCTGCCGCTCACCGATACCGAACTGCAGGTGTTGCCGGATCTGATCGCCACTCGCCTGTGCCTGACCATCACCATTGCCAGCTGGCGGGCCACCTTGTACCCCGGCAACCGCGACTATATTCTGCGTAACGTTCCCCCGGCCTGGCGCAACCTAAGCCGCCTGATGCGCCTGTCGCATTACCAGATTTGCGAGCAGTTGCGCGCGGCCGCCCATGAGGAGAAAGCACCATGA
- a CDS encoding aspartate aminotransferase family protein: MSSDSELLAQRERLLGGGYRLFYQRPLHPVRGEGVWLFDAEGRRYLDMYNNVASVGHCHPAVVEAIAQQAAQLNTHTRYLHEAIVEYAQTLLQEFPPELGNLTMTCSGSEANDLALRIAREITGGTVAIVTRWAYHGVTSAISALSPSLGITLGDPVRTIDAPDSYRQPGQWLNSLRQVLDALQQAGQRPAALLMDTIYSSDGVFSPLPGEMQQAAALIRAAGGLFIADEVQAGFARTGSHFWGFARHGVVPDIVTMGKPMGNGHPVAGVVGRPALFSEFGQRQRYFNTFGGNPVSCRAAQAVLQVIRNEKLQQNAESSGEKLRHGLRQLAERYPLIGDVRGAGLFIGVELVTDRAQKTPATLLAAQAVNLLRERGVLISTTGPQANILKIRPPLVFNQQHCSLFLETLEGVLATLH; the protein is encoded by the coding sequence ATGAGCAGCGACAGTGAATTGTTGGCCCAGCGCGAACGCCTGCTGGGCGGCGGCTACCGCCTGTTTTATCAACGCCCGCTGCACCCGGTGCGTGGTGAAGGCGTGTGGTTGTTCGACGCCGAAGGGCGGCGCTATCTGGATATGTATAACAATGTCGCCTCGGTTGGCCATTGCCACCCGGCGGTGGTGGAAGCGATCGCCCAACAGGCCGCCCAGCTCAATACGCATACCCGCTATCTGCATGAGGCGATCGTCGAATATGCGCAAACGCTGCTGCAAGAATTCCCGCCCGAGCTGGGCAATCTGACCATGACCTGCAGCGGCAGCGAGGCCAACGATCTGGCGCTGCGCATCGCCCGCGAGATCACCGGCGGTACCGTCGCCATCGTCACCCGCTGGGCCTATCACGGCGTGACCAGCGCCATCTCTGCCCTTTCGCCTTCGCTCGGCATCACGCTGGGCGACCCGGTGCGGACGATCGACGCCCCCGACAGCTACCGCCAGCCAGGGCAATGGCTGAACAGCCTGCGCCAGGTGCTGGATGCGTTGCAGCAGGCCGGGCAGCGGCCGGCGGCGCTGCTGATGGATACCATCTATTCCAGCGATGGCGTGTTCAGCCCGCTGCCGGGGGAAATGCAGCAGGCCGCAGCGCTGATCCGCGCCGCCGGTGGTCTGTTCATCGCCGATGAAGTGCAGGCGGGCTTTGCCCGCACCGGCAGCCATTTCTGGGGCTTCGCCCGCCATGGCGTGGTGCCGGATATAGTGACCATGGGCAAACCGATGGGCAACGGCCACCCGGTGGCCGGGGTGGTCGGCCGCCCGGCGCTGTTCAGCGAATTCGGCCAGCGCCAACGCTACTTTAATACCTTCGGCGGCAACCCGGTCTCCTGCCGCGCCGCGCAGGCGGTGTTGCAGGTGATCCGCAACGAAAAGCTGCAGCAAAACGCCGAAAGCAGCGGGGAAAAACTGCGCCACGGCCTGCGCCAGCTTGCCGAACGCTACCCGCTGATTGGCGACGTGCGGGGCGCCGGGCTGTTTATCGGCGTGGAGCTGGTGACCGATCGCGCGCAGAAAACGCCGGCAACGCTGCTGGCCGCCCAGGCGGTTAACCTGCTGCGCGAACGCGGCGTGTTAATCAGCACCACGGGTCCGCAGGCCAACATCCTGAAAATCCGCCCGCCGCTGGTGTTTAACCAACAGCACTGCAGCCTGTTCCTGGAAACGCTGGAAGGCGTGCTGGCTACGTTGCATTAA
- a CDS encoding ABC transporter substrate-binding protein, producing the protein MKSLIKASGLALGLLTVCHSFSVAAAEELNFASWGGAYQKAISQAWLAPFSQETGISVVEDTDPQVSKLKAMQDTHTVQWDVVTENGSRLVRGIKLGVFEKITPQMVNQDHVIPGARNDYGVPSEIFSTLIGFSTAAFPDGKPQPKTFADFWNVEKFPGKRTLQDEPATVIEAALIADGVKPEEVYNVLNTPQGVDRAMAQIEKIKPYVAMWWKNGAQPVQALASGEVQMALGWNGRFQAGIDSGLPIKMSWDNAVAQVGYFALVKGAPHRDAAIKLMNYMITPQRQAEFSKYIAYGPTTTEAMQYIDDARKARLPSTPERLANTLFMDADWWDKHGPAIVERYNQIRAQ; encoded by the coding sequence ATGAAATCGTTGATCAAAGCGAGTGGCCTCGCACTTGGGCTGCTCACCGTATGCCACAGTTTTTCCGTCGCCGCCGCTGAAGAGTTGAACTTCGCCAGTTGGGGCGGCGCCTATCAAAAAGCCATCAGCCAGGCGTGGCTGGCGCCCTTTAGCCAGGAAACCGGCATTAGCGTGGTGGAAGATACCGATCCCCAAGTCAGCAAGCTCAAGGCCATGCAGGACACCCATACCGTGCAGTGGGACGTGGTGACCGAAAATGGCTCGCGGCTGGTGCGTGGCATCAAGCTGGGGGTGTTTGAAAAAATCACCCCGCAGATGGTCAATCAGGATCACGTGATCCCCGGCGCACGCAACGATTACGGCGTGCCCTCCGAGATTTTCTCCACGCTGATCGGCTTTTCCACCGCTGCGTTCCCCGACGGCAAGCCGCAGCCCAAAACCTTTGCCGATTTCTGGAACGTGGAAAAATTTCCCGGCAAACGCACGCTGCAGGATGAACCGGCCACGGTAATAGAAGCAGCACTGATCGCCGACGGCGTGAAACCGGAAGAGGTCTACAACGTGCTGAATACGCCGCAAGGGGTGGATCGCGCGATGGCGCAGATAGAAAAGATCAAACCCTATGTCGCCATGTGGTGGAAGAACGGCGCTCAGCCGGTGCAGGCGCTGGCCAGCGGCGAAGTGCAGATGGCGCTGGGCTGGAATGGCCGTTTCCAGGCGGGCATCGATTCCGGCCTGCCGATCAAAATGTCGTGGGATAACGCCGTTGCCCAGGTGGGCTATTTTGCGCTGGTGAAAGGCGCTCCGCATCGCGACGCGGCGATCAAACTGATGAACTACATGATCACCCCGCAGCGCCAGGCCGAGTTCAGCAAATATATCGCCTATGGCCCCACCACCACTGAAGCGATGCAATACATCGACGATGCGCGCAAGGCCCGCCTGCCCTCCACGCCGGAGCGCCTGGCGAACACGCTGTTTATGGACGCTGACTGGTGGGACAAGCACGGGCCGGCGATCGTCGAGCGCTATAACCAGATCCGCGCGCAATAA